A window of Drosophila subobscura isolate 14011-0131.10 chromosome E, UCBerk_Dsub_1.0, whole genome shotgun sequence contains these coding sequences:
- the LOC117890572 gene encoding protein EFR3 homolog cmp44E isoform X1 yields MALLRCCFEPPELPEFFDSFVQKCTDPSCCCGCCSALRPRYKRLVDNIFPVNPEDGLVKSNMEKLTFYSLSSPDKLDRIGEYLYQKATKDINRKRYKLAEIAMEAMDLLLQACHAQTTLNLFVESFLRMVQKLLEDNNPNLKIMATNSFVKFANINEDTPSYHRRYDFFISKFSSMCHSEGKDLRDSLRLAGIKGLQGVIRKTVSDDLVENIWAAQHMEKIVPSLLFNMQFCVNVMFVKKNLLASGDLTPVEDATNVTPPALAEEVLRELVGRASFGHIRSVLKPLLTHLDRHELWVPNTFAIHTFRIVMISIQPQYSYTVVETLMQHLDNNFKSSPKTRTSLAVVLSKIIAIAAGESVGPSALDIINNLLTHLRTSVSTTTEITAEESQYQEALINALGEFANHHPDYQKIEIMLFIMNTVPDPSKKSKGDQMLQNILLKSLLKVGTQYSTVSFEKAFPASFLQPLLKMARAPHDPTRLIVMQIFQALLDRHQNDQVLSSVSVKQYPALSQEPPSRSDIIFTHKHGAHIMQALIDSMALSERVDALSASYNTAALLIVEMSSSETVQEFLLFILGIQEVANTVETLGAVHKCNLHAISIALLVLISRVSGINNLLDYAQKIVDARREEATYYLPPLLESKKVASKSLNLSLPHLAIDKLALGECLQNAGMDAQRLNTGAPYTLNQTDHPGHRHSWVESVSSHLTQRNSSADLTVYNGDVDSVSSSPGVCKKILAPEFNFDAMKRALAEPTEAAKREQRERQMQIVRTFREGEFDDLVRRTEPKHDLIQNRLNELFNSLAVERQISQSDSKVAQLQGSNEKPIYETNFPELFYY; encoded by the exons ATGGCGTTGCTACGCTGCTGCTTTGAGCCGCCGGAATTGCCCGAGTTCTTCGACAGTTTCGTGCAAAAATGCACCGATCCAAGTT GTTGCTGCGGGTGCTGCTCGGCGCTGCGGCCGCGCTACAAGCGACTGGTGGACAACATCTTTCCGGTGAACCCGGAGGATGGGCTGGTCAAGTCGAACATGGAGAAGCTGACCTTCTACTCGCTCAGCTCACCCGATAAGCTTGACCGCATTGGCGAATATCTCTACCAGAAGGCCACGAAGGACATCAACCGCAAGCGCTACAA GCTGGCAGAGATCGCCATGGAGGCAAtggacctgctgctgcaggcctgtCACGCCCAGACCACTCTCAACTTGTTCGTGGAGTCGTTCCTGCGAATGGtgcagaagctgctggaggataATAATCCGAATTTAAAAATCATGGCCACCAATTCG TTTGTCAAGTTCGCCAACATAAACGAAGACACGCCCTCGTACCATCGACGCTACGACTTCTTCATCTCGAAGTTCTCGTCGATGTGCCACAGCGAGGGCAAGGATCTGCGGGATAGCCTGCGGCTGGCGGGCATCAAGGGACTGCAGGGCGTCATACGGAAGACCGTGTCCGATGATCTGGTGGAGAACATCTGGGCGGCGCAGCACATGGAGAAGATTGTGCCCTCGCTGCTGTTCAATATGCAG TTTTGTGTAAACGTTATGTTCGTGAAGAAAAATTTACTGGCG TCTGGCGACCTCACGCCCGTCGAAGATGCCACTAATGTGACGCCACCGGCACTGGCCGAGGAAGTGCTCCGGGAGCTGGTCGGGCGCGCATCGTTCGGACACATTCGGAGCGTGCTCAAGCCGCTGCTGAC TCACCTCGATCGGCATGAGCTTTGGGTGCCAAACACCTTTGCCATTCACACGTTCCGTATTGTGATGATCTCGATTCAGCCGCAGTACTCGTACACTGTGGTGGAGACGCTGATGCAGCATCTGGACAACAACTTCAAGTCCTCGCCCAAGACGCGCACTTCCCTGGCGGTGGTGCTGTCGAAGATCATTGCCATTGCGGCCGGCGAAAGCGTAGGACCCTCGGCCCTGGACATCATCAACAATCTGCTGACCCACTTGCGCACAAGCGTGAGCACCACCACTGAGATCACCGCTGAGGAGTCCCAGTACCAGGAGGCGCTTATAAATGCATTGGGAGAGTTTGCAAACCACCATCCCGACTACCAGAAGATCGAGATAATGCTGTTCATCATGAACACGGTGCCGGATCCCTCTAAGAAGAGCAAGGGCGACCAGATGCTGCAGAACATTCTGCTCAAGTCGCTGCTTAAGGTTGGAACACAGTACAGCACGGTGTCCTTCGAGAAGGCCTTCCCCGCCTCATtcctgcagccgctgctgaaGATGGCCCGCGCGCCCCATGATCCCACGCGCTTGATTGTCATGCAGATCTTCCAAGCACTCCTGGATCGCCACCAGAACGATCAGGTGCTCAGTAGTGTCAGTGTGAAGCAATATCCGGCACTTTCCCAGGAGCCGCCCTCGCGCTCTGACATAATTTTCACGCACAAGCACGGAGCCCACATTATGCAGGCGCTCATTGATAGCATGGCCCTTTCGGAGCGCGTCGACGCACTGTCCGCCAGCTACAACACCGCCGCCCTGCTCATCGTGGAGATGTCCAGCAGCGAGACAGTGCAGGAGTTCCTGCTGTTTATCCTGGG CATTCAAGAGGTGGCCAACACAGTGGAGACCTTGGGAGCTGTGCACAAGTGCAATCTGCACgccatttcaattgcattgcTGGTGCTCATCTCGCGAGTTAGTGGCATTAACAATTTGCTGGATTATGCCCAGAAGATTGTCGATGCGCGACGCGAGGAGGCCACCTACTATCTGCCCCCGCTGCTGGAGTCCAAGAAGGTTGCATCGAAGAGCCTGAATCTGTCGCTGCCACACCTAGCAATCGACAAGCTGGCACTGGGCGAGTGTCTGCAAAATGCTGGCATGGATGCCCAGCGTCTCAATACGGGCGCTCCCTACACGCTCAACCAAACGGACCATCCCGGCCATCGCCATTCCTGGGTGGAGTCGGTGAGCTCCCATTTGACGCAGCGCAACAGCTCGGCGGATCTGACAGTCTACAATGGGGATGTGGACAGCGTGAGCAGCTCGCCGGGCGTATGCAAGAAGATACTGGCGCCCGAATTCAACTTCGACGCAATGAAGCGGGCTCTGGCCGAGCCCACGGAGGCTGCTAAGCGGGAGCAGCGCGagcgacaaatgcaaatcgtTCGCACCTTCCGCGAAGGCGAGTTCGATGATCTTGTGAGACGCACAGAACCGAAG CACGATCTCATCCAGAATCGCCTCAACGAGCTGTTCAATTCGCTGGCCGTGGAGCGTCAGATATCGCAAAGCGACAGCAAGGTGGCCCAGCTGCAGGGCAGCAACGAAAAGCCCATCTACGAGACCAACTTTCCAGAATTATTCTATTACTAA
- the LOC117890572 gene encoding protein EFR3 homolog cmp44E isoform X2: protein MALLRCCFEPPELPEFFDSFVQKCTDPSCCCGCCSALRPRYKRLVDNIFPVNPEDGLVKSNMEKLTFYSLSSPDKLDRIGEYLYQKATKDINRKRYKLAEIAMEAMDLLLQACHAQTTLNLFVESFLRMVQKLLEDNNPNLKIMATNSFVKFANINEDTPSYHRRYDFFISKFSSMCHSEGKDLRDSLRLAGIKGLQGVIRKTVSDDLVENIWAAQHMEKIVPSLLFNMQSGDLTPVEDATNVTPPALAEEVLRELVGRASFGHIRSVLKPLLTHLDRHELWVPNTFAIHTFRIVMISIQPQYSYTVVETLMQHLDNNFKSSPKTRTSLAVVLSKIIAIAAGESVGPSALDIINNLLTHLRTSVSTTTEITAEESQYQEALINALGEFANHHPDYQKIEIMLFIMNTVPDPSKKSKGDQMLQNILLKSLLKVGTQYSTVSFEKAFPASFLQPLLKMARAPHDPTRLIVMQIFQALLDRHQNDQVLSSVSVKQYPALSQEPPSRSDIIFTHKHGAHIMQALIDSMALSERVDALSASYNTAALLIVEMSSSETVQEFLLFILGIQEVANTVETLGAVHKCNLHAISIALLVLISRVSGINNLLDYAQKIVDARREEATYYLPPLLESKKVASKSLNLSLPHLAIDKLALGECLQNAGMDAQRLNTGAPYTLNQTDHPGHRHSWVESVSSHLTQRNSSADLTVYNGDVDSVSSSPGVCKKILAPEFNFDAMKRALAEPTEAAKREQRERQMQIVRTFREGEFDDLVRRTEPKHDLIQNRLNELFNSLAVERQISQSDSKVAQLQGSNEKPIYETNFPELFYY from the exons ATGGCGTTGCTACGCTGCTGCTTTGAGCCGCCGGAATTGCCCGAGTTCTTCGACAGTTTCGTGCAAAAATGCACCGATCCAAGTT GTTGCTGCGGGTGCTGCTCGGCGCTGCGGCCGCGCTACAAGCGACTGGTGGACAACATCTTTCCGGTGAACCCGGAGGATGGGCTGGTCAAGTCGAACATGGAGAAGCTGACCTTCTACTCGCTCAGCTCACCCGATAAGCTTGACCGCATTGGCGAATATCTCTACCAGAAGGCCACGAAGGACATCAACCGCAAGCGCTACAA GCTGGCAGAGATCGCCATGGAGGCAAtggacctgctgctgcaggcctgtCACGCCCAGACCACTCTCAACTTGTTCGTGGAGTCGTTCCTGCGAATGGtgcagaagctgctggaggataATAATCCGAATTTAAAAATCATGGCCACCAATTCG TTTGTCAAGTTCGCCAACATAAACGAAGACACGCCCTCGTACCATCGACGCTACGACTTCTTCATCTCGAAGTTCTCGTCGATGTGCCACAGCGAGGGCAAGGATCTGCGGGATAGCCTGCGGCTGGCGGGCATCAAGGGACTGCAGGGCGTCATACGGAAGACCGTGTCCGATGATCTGGTGGAGAACATCTGGGCGGCGCAGCACATGGAGAAGATTGTGCCCTCGCTGCTGTTCAATATGCAG TCTGGCGACCTCACGCCCGTCGAAGATGCCACTAATGTGACGCCACCGGCACTGGCCGAGGAAGTGCTCCGGGAGCTGGTCGGGCGCGCATCGTTCGGACACATTCGGAGCGTGCTCAAGCCGCTGCTGAC TCACCTCGATCGGCATGAGCTTTGGGTGCCAAACACCTTTGCCATTCACACGTTCCGTATTGTGATGATCTCGATTCAGCCGCAGTACTCGTACACTGTGGTGGAGACGCTGATGCAGCATCTGGACAACAACTTCAAGTCCTCGCCCAAGACGCGCACTTCCCTGGCGGTGGTGCTGTCGAAGATCATTGCCATTGCGGCCGGCGAAAGCGTAGGACCCTCGGCCCTGGACATCATCAACAATCTGCTGACCCACTTGCGCACAAGCGTGAGCACCACCACTGAGATCACCGCTGAGGAGTCCCAGTACCAGGAGGCGCTTATAAATGCATTGGGAGAGTTTGCAAACCACCATCCCGACTACCAGAAGATCGAGATAATGCTGTTCATCATGAACACGGTGCCGGATCCCTCTAAGAAGAGCAAGGGCGACCAGATGCTGCAGAACATTCTGCTCAAGTCGCTGCTTAAGGTTGGAACACAGTACAGCACGGTGTCCTTCGAGAAGGCCTTCCCCGCCTCATtcctgcagccgctgctgaaGATGGCCCGCGCGCCCCATGATCCCACGCGCTTGATTGTCATGCAGATCTTCCAAGCACTCCTGGATCGCCACCAGAACGATCAGGTGCTCAGTAGTGTCAGTGTGAAGCAATATCCGGCACTTTCCCAGGAGCCGCCCTCGCGCTCTGACATAATTTTCACGCACAAGCACGGAGCCCACATTATGCAGGCGCTCATTGATAGCATGGCCCTTTCGGAGCGCGTCGACGCACTGTCCGCCAGCTACAACACCGCCGCCCTGCTCATCGTGGAGATGTCCAGCAGCGAGACAGTGCAGGAGTTCCTGCTGTTTATCCTGGG CATTCAAGAGGTGGCCAACACAGTGGAGACCTTGGGAGCTGTGCACAAGTGCAATCTGCACgccatttcaattgcattgcTGGTGCTCATCTCGCGAGTTAGTGGCATTAACAATTTGCTGGATTATGCCCAGAAGATTGTCGATGCGCGACGCGAGGAGGCCACCTACTATCTGCCCCCGCTGCTGGAGTCCAAGAAGGTTGCATCGAAGAGCCTGAATCTGTCGCTGCCACACCTAGCAATCGACAAGCTGGCACTGGGCGAGTGTCTGCAAAATGCTGGCATGGATGCCCAGCGTCTCAATACGGGCGCTCCCTACACGCTCAACCAAACGGACCATCCCGGCCATCGCCATTCCTGGGTGGAGTCGGTGAGCTCCCATTTGACGCAGCGCAACAGCTCGGCGGATCTGACAGTCTACAATGGGGATGTGGACAGCGTGAGCAGCTCGCCGGGCGTATGCAAGAAGATACTGGCGCCCGAATTCAACTTCGACGCAATGAAGCGGGCTCTGGCCGAGCCCACGGAGGCTGCTAAGCGGGAGCAGCGCGagcgacaaatgcaaatcgtTCGCACCTTCCGCGAAGGCGAGTTCGATGATCTTGTGAGACGCACAGAACCGAAG CACGATCTCATCCAGAATCGCCTCAACGAGCTGTTCAATTCGCTGGCCGTGGAGCGTCAGATATCGCAAAGCGACAGCAAGGTGGCCCAGCTGCAGGGCAGCAACGAAAAGCCCATCTACGAGACCAACTTTCCAGAATTATTCTATTACTAA
- the LOC117890572 gene encoding protein EFR3 homolog cmp44E isoform X3 translates to MPGCCGCCSALRPRYKRLVDNIFPVNPEDGLVKSNMEKLTFYSLSSPDKLDRIGEYLYQKATKDINRKRYKLAEIAMEAMDLLLQACHAQTTLNLFVESFLRMVQKLLEDNNPNLKIMATNSFVKFANINEDTPSYHRRYDFFISKFSSMCHSEGKDLRDSLRLAGIKGLQGVIRKTVSDDLVENIWAAQHMEKIVPSLLFNMQFCVNVMFVKKNLLASGDLTPVEDATNVTPPALAEEVLRELVGRASFGHIRSVLKPLLTHLDRHELWVPNTFAIHTFRIVMISIQPQYSYTVVETLMQHLDNNFKSSPKTRTSLAVVLSKIIAIAAGESVGPSALDIINNLLTHLRTSVSTTTEITAEESQYQEALINALGEFANHHPDYQKIEIMLFIMNTVPDPSKKSKGDQMLQNILLKSLLKVGTQYSTVSFEKAFPASFLQPLLKMARAPHDPTRLIVMQIFQALLDRHQNDQVLSSVSVKQYPALSQEPPSRSDIIFTHKHGAHIMQALIDSMALSERVDALSASYNTAALLIVEMSSSETVQEFLLFILGIQEVANTVETLGAVHKCNLHAISIALLVLISRVSGINNLLDYAQKIVDARREEATYYLPPLLESKKVASKSLNLSLPHLAIDKLALGECLQNAGMDAQRLNTGAPYTLNQTDHPGHRHSWVESVSSHLTQRNSSADLTVYNGDVDSVSSSPGVCKKILAPEFNFDAMKRALAEPTEAAKREQRERQMQIVRTFREGEFDDLVRRTEPKHDLIQNRLNELFNSLAVERQISQSDSKVAQLQGSNEKPIYETNFPELFYY, encoded by the exons ATGCCTG GTTGCTGCGGGTGCTGCTCGGCGCTGCGGCCGCGCTACAAGCGACTGGTGGACAACATCTTTCCGGTGAACCCGGAGGATGGGCTGGTCAAGTCGAACATGGAGAAGCTGACCTTCTACTCGCTCAGCTCACCCGATAAGCTTGACCGCATTGGCGAATATCTCTACCAGAAGGCCACGAAGGACATCAACCGCAAGCGCTACAA GCTGGCAGAGATCGCCATGGAGGCAAtggacctgctgctgcaggcctgtCACGCCCAGACCACTCTCAACTTGTTCGTGGAGTCGTTCCTGCGAATGGtgcagaagctgctggaggataATAATCCGAATTTAAAAATCATGGCCACCAATTCG TTTGTCAAGTTCGCCAACATAAACGAAGACACGCCCTCGTACCATCGACGCTACGACTTCTTCATCTCGAAGTTCTCGTCGATGTGCCACAGCGAGGGCAAGGATCTGCGGGATAGCCTGCGGCTGGCGGGCATCAAGGGACTGCAGGGCGTCATACGGAAGACCGTGTCCGATGATCTGGTGGAGAACATCTGGGCGGCGCAGCACATGGAGAAGATTGTGCCCTCGCTGCTGTTCAATATGCAG TTTTGTGTAAACGTTATGTTCGTGAAGAAAAATTTACTGGCG TCTGGCGACCTCACGCCCGTCGAAGATGCCACTAATGTGACGCCACCGGCACTGGCCGAGGAAGTGCTCCGGGAGCTGGTCGGGCGCGCATCGTTCGGACACATTCGGAGCGTGCTCAAGCCGCTGCTGAC TCACCTCGATCGGCATGAGCTTTGGGTGCCAAACACCTTTGCCATTCACACGTTCCGTATTGTGATGATCTCGATTCAGCCGCAGTACTCGTACACTGTGGTGGAGACGCTGATGCAGCATCTGGACAACAACTTCAAGTCCTCGCCCAAGACGCGCACTTCCCTGGCGGTGGTGCTGTCGAAGATCATTGCCATTGCGGCCGGCGAAAGCGTAGGACCCTCGGCCCTGGACATCATCAACAATCTGCTGACCCACTTGCGCACAAGCGTGAGCACCACCACTGAGATCACCGCTGAGGAGTCCCAGTACCAGGAGGCGCTTATAAATGCATTGGGAGAGTTTGCAAACCACCATCCCGACTACCAGAAGATCGAGATAATGCTGTTCATCATGAACACGGTGCCGGATCCCTCTAAGAAGAGCAAGGGCGACCAGATGCTGCAGAACATTCTGCTCAAGTCGCTGCTTAAGGTTGGAACACAGTACAGCACGGTGTCCTTCGAGAAGGCCTTCCCCGCCTCATtcctgcagccgctgctgaaGATGGCCCGCGCGCCCCATGATCCCACGCGCTTGATTGTCATGCAGATCTTCCAAGCACTCCTGGATCGCCACCAGAACGATCAGGTGCTCAGTAGTGTCAGTGTGAAGCAATATCCGGCACTTTCCCAGGAGCCGCCCTCGCGCTCTGACATAATTTTCACGCACAAGCACGGAGCCCACATTATGCAGGCGCTCATTGATAGCATGGCCCTTTCGGAGCGCGTCGACGCACTGTCCGCCAGCTACAACACCGCCGCCCTGCTCATCGTGGAGATGTCCAGCAGCGAGACAGTGCAGGAGTTCCTGCTGTTTATCCTGGG CATTCAAGAGGTGGCCAACACAGTGGAGACCTTGGGAGCTGTGCACAAGTGCAATCTGCACgccatttcaattgcattgcTGGTGCTCATCTCGCGAGTTAGTGGCATTAACAATTTGCTGGATTATGCCCAGAAGATTGTCGATGCGCGACGCGAGGAGGCCACCTACTATCTGCCCCCGCTGCTGGAGTCCAAGAAGGTTGCATCGAAGAGCCTGAATCTGTCGCTGCCACACCTAGCAATCGACAAGCTGGCACTGGGCGAGTGTCTGCAAAATGCTGGCATGGATGCCCAGCGTCTCAATACGGGCGCTCCCTACACGCTCAACCAAACGGACCATCCCGGCCATCGCCATTCCTGGGTGGAGTCGGTGAGCTCCCATTTGACGCAGCGCAACAGCTCGGCGGATCTGACAGTCTACAATGGGGATGTGGACAGCGTGAGCAGCTCGCCGGGCGTATGCAAGAAGATACTGGCGCCCGAATTCAACTTCGACGCAATGAAGCGGGCTCTGGCCGAGCCCACGGAGGCTGCTAAGCGGGAGCAGCGCGagcgacaaatgcaaatcgtTCGCACCTTCCGCGAAGGCGAGTTCGATGATCTTGTGAGACGCACAGAACCGAAG CACGATCTCATCCAGAATCGCCTCAACGAGCTGTTCAATTCGCTGGCCGTGGAGCGTCAGATATCGCAAAGCGACAGCAAGGTGGCCCAGCTGCAGGGCAGCAACGAAAAGCCCATCTACGAGACCAACTTTCCAGAATTATTCTATTACTAA